A region of Jonquetella anthropi DSM 22815 DNA encodes the following proteins:
- a CDS encoding MATE family efflux transporter codes for MPNETNMPQLAGDKNAERARMGTTPELRLIFQFSAPAMMGFLSNALYNIVDRMFIGHWVGSPGLAALSVAFPIALFQGALATLICAGGTSLLSRKLGAGDLEEAKQAMGNMMTLSAATTLLLCFGIEFFLDPVVKLCGATPDILDLSKTYLRIVLWGMALQFGTIVQNETIRALGRPRRAMESVIIGTMSNVALDWLFIAVFNWGVAGAAVATVIGQGLSLAWVSIDLWGKRAPMNLEPSCWRIRWAMVRQIAAVGFSPFIGTLFFSILMVLFNLVLSEYGGSLALSAQGIFFSLDSLLFLPVMGLGDGVLPLVGFNYGAGNLRRVKRLVSIALWSSGIFLTVTTVITEIWAESMVAMFSSGNPALTAAAARAMRIGYSAMPLAAVSITASYVLQGLGRAKESLILTLGRQLIILPPVLILPRFLGTDGLWVSFPITDILGGVIAAWLLHGESKRWVEPAPRPASQEE; via the coding sequence ATGCCGAACGAGACGAACATGCCCCAGTTGGCTGGGGACAAAAACGCCGAACGGGCGCGCATGGGAACGACCCCGGAGTTGCGGTTGATCTTCCAGTTCTCCGCGCCGGCCATGATGGGTTTTCTGTCCAACGCCCTGTACAACATCGTCGACCGAATGTTCATCGGCCACTGGGTGGGCTCTCCCGGCCTGGCGGCCCTGTCGGTCGCGTTTCCCATCGCCCTGTTTCAGGGCGCCTTGGCCACGCTGATCTGCGCGGGCGGCACGTCCCTTCTGTCCCGAAAGCTCGGTGCCGGCGACTTGGAAGAAGCAAAGCAGGCCATGGGCAACATGATGACCCTCTCGGCCGCGACCACGCTCCTTTTGTGTTTTGGCATAGAGTTTTTCCTCGACCCGGTCGTGAAGCTCTGCGGCGCCACGCCCGACATCTTGGACCTGTCCAAGACGTACCTGCGGATCGTCCTTTGGGGCATGGCGCTCCAGTTCGGGACAATCGTCCAGAACGAGACCATCCGGGCCTTGGGACGCCCGCGGCGGGCGATGGAGTCGGTGATCATCGGCACGATGAGCAACGTGGCTCTGGACTGGCTGTTCATCGCCGTCTTCAACTGGGGCGTCGCCGGCGCCGCCGTCGCGACGGTTATCGGCCAGGGACTGTCCCTCGCGTGGGTATCGATTGACCTGTGGGGCAAGCGTGCCCCGATGAACCTCGAGCCGTCCTGCTGGCGGATCCGCTGGGCCATGGTCCGGCAGATCGCCGCCGTCGGGTTTTCTCCCTTCATTGGCACGCTGTTTTTCAGCATCCTGATGGTGCTGTTCAATTTGGTTCTCTCCGAGTACGGCGGCTCGCTGGCCCTGTCCGCCCAAGGAATTTTCTTCTCGCTGGACAGCCTGCTGTTCCTGCCGGTCATGGGACTCGGCGACGGCGTTCTGCCGCTGGTCGGCTTCAACTACGGCGCGGGGAACCTGCGGCGGGTCAAGCGGCTGGTGTCCATCGCCCTCTGGTCGTCGGGAATTTTTCTGACAGTCACCACGGTCATCACCGAAATTTGGGCCGAGAGCATGGTAGCCATGTTCTCTTCCGGCAACCCAGCTCTGACGGCCGCGGCCGCTCGGGCGATGCGGATCGGCTATTCGGCCATGCCTCTGGCGGCCGTCTCCATCACCGCGTCCTACGTCCTTCAGGGACTGGGGAGGGCAAAAGAGTCGCTGATCCTCACCCTAGGACGTCAGCTGATCATTCTGCCGCCGGTGCTGATTTTGCCGCGCTTTTTGGGCACCGACGGGCTGTGGGTCAGCTTTCCAATCACCGATATTCTCGGCGGCGTGATCGCCGCTTGGCTGCTTCATGGCGAATCAAAGCGCTGGGTCGAGCCTGCTCCTCGACCTGCCTCACAGGAGGAATGA
- a CDS encoding alanine/glycine:cation symporter family protein, which translates to METGFIATLHDWINIGNSILWGNLMTYLLIGTGIYYTLRLGFPQITGFKHMWHVTLKGRKSEEGGITSFQALCTSLAAQVGTGNVAGVATAIVSGGPGAVFWMWVTALVGMATIYGEAILGQVYRVKGTDGLYRGGPAYYLERGLGQKWLAVLFSISIIIAMPLIFNAVQSNSIVSGLKGAWGFDTQKVGIGVIILTAIVIFGGLRRIAKVAEIVVPFMAILYILGAVYIVLTHLPELPGVIAGVFKCAFGAQQVAGGVLGFTVAQAARFGIARGLFSNEAGMGSTPNANAVADVRHPGRQGYAAMMGVFVDTIIICSCTAVILLLNPDVLTSGKTGVEATQMAIMGEVGQWGVSFVAIALCFFAWTSILGNYYYGESNIMYLFGENKGCVTVFRLCVLGMIYFGATHSVPIVWDMADFFNGIMAMLNLIGVILLAGIASAVKKDYDRRRSLGELDPYIDRSQMKITTIKVELPE; encoded by the coding sequence ATGGAGACAGGTTTCATCGCGACTCTACACGATTGGATCAACATCGGCAACTCGATCCTTTGGGGAAACTTGATGACATATCTGCTCATCGGGACGGGGATTTACTACACCCTGAGACTTGGGTTCCCCCAGATTACCGGCTTCAAGCACATGTGGCACGTGACGCTCAAAGGGCGCAAGAGCGAAGAGGGCGGCATTACCTCCTTCCAGGCTCTCTGCACCAGCTTGGCGGCTCAGGTCGGCACGGGCAACGTGGCTGGCGTGGCGACGGCGATCGTCTCCGGAGGTCCCGGAGCGGTCTTCTGGATGTGGGTAACCGCTCTGGTCGGCATGGCCACCATTTACGGCGAAGCCATCCTCGGGCAGGTGTACCGGGTCAAAGGCACCGACGGTCTGTACCGCGGCGGCCCGGCGTACTACTTGGAGCGCGGTTTGGGACAGAAGTGGCTGGCCGTGTTGTTCTCCATCTCTATCATCATCGCCATGCCGCTCATCTTCAACGCCGTTCAGTCCAACTCCATCGTCAGCGGCCTCAAGGGCGCTTGGGGCTTTGACACGCAGAAAGTCGGCATCGGCGTTATTATCCTGACGGCTATCGTTATCTTCGGCGGACTTCGCCGGATTGCCAAGGTGGCCGAGATCGTCGTCCCGTTCATGGCCATTCTGTACATCCTCGGGGCCGTTTACATCGTTCTCACTCACCTTCCCGAGCTGCCGGGCGTTATCGCCGGCGTGTTCAAGTGCGCCTTTGGCGCTCAGCAGGTTGCCGGTGGCGTCCTAGGATTCACCGTCGCTCAGGCAGCCCGATTCGGCATCGCCCGCGGCCTGTTCTCCAACGAGGCCGGTATGGGTTCGACGCCTAACGCTAACGCTGTGGCCGACGTGCGGCACCCGGGCCGTCAGGGCTACGCGGCCATGATGGGCGTATTCGTCGATACGATCATCATCTGCTCCTGCACCGCCGTCATTCTGCTGCTGAACCCGGACGTTCTGACCAGCGGCAAGACCGGCGTCGAGGCCACTCAGATGGCTATTATGGGCGAAGTCGGCCAGTGGGGCGTGAGCTTCGTCGCGATCGCGCTGTGCTTCTTCGCTTGGACGTCCATTCTGGGCAACTACTATTACGGCGAGAGCAACATCATGTACCTGTTCGGCGAGAACAAGGGCTGCGTCACGGTCTTCCGGCTCTGCGTGCTCGGCATGATTTACTTCGGCGCTACTCACAGCGTGCCGATCGTTTGGGACATGGCTGACTTCTTCAACGGCATCATGGCCATGCTCAACCTGATTGGCGTGATCCTTTTGGCCGGCATCGCCTCGGCTGTGAAAAAGGACTACGACAGACGCCGGAGCCTCGGCGAGCTTGACCCGTACATTGACCGTTCTCAGATGAAGATCACGACCATCAAGGTCGAGCTTCCTGAATAA
- the wecB gene encoding non-hydrolyzing UDP-N-acetylglucosamine 2-epimerase encodes MTRRVVLAFGTRPEAIKMAPVYRALSETGGLEPLVLLTGQHRTQLAQALQIFDVPAARNLDVMTDRQTLPELAARMLPAAAHALTEMKPDYVLVHGDTITTFVAAWAAFLCGFPVGHVEAGLRSFSLAEPFPEEANRLLTDDLSDLMFAPTEGAQANLLAEGRKASNILVTGQTAVDAILYAAQKGRWPDGVPAKKPLVTVTLHRRENWPVMANLGKAVARLARAFSDWHFVVPLHLNPIVRDALRPQLAGLSNVTLTDPLDYGAMAKLMSESRLLLTDSGGLQEEGASLGVPVAVVRNVTERPEGVASGSVVLVTNDPNAVFEKTSALMSDNARLKAMSAAPNPYGDGHASRRIAEALTARLS; translated from the coding sequence ATGACCCGACGAGTTGTCCTCGCCTTCGGCACGCGGCCTGAGGCAATCAAAATGGCGCCGGTATACCGCGCCCTGTCCGAGACGGGCGGGCTTGAGCCGCTCGTGCTCCTGACCGGCCAGCACCGCACCCAGCTGGCTCAAGCGCTCCAAATTTTCGACGTCCCGGCGGCCCGCAACTTGGACGTGATGACCGACCGGCAGACGCTGCCCGAGCTGGCGGCCCGGATGCTGCCTGCGGCAGCCCACGCTTTGACCGAGATGAAGCCCGACTACGTGCTGGTTCACGGCGACACCATCACCACCTTCGTGGCGGCTTGGGCGGCGTTTTTGTGCGGTTTCCCGGTCGGGCACGTGGAAGCGGGGCTGCGGAGCTTCTCCTTGGCCGAGCCGTTTCCCGAAGAGGCCAATCGGCTGCTCACCGACGACCTCAGCGACCTGATGTTCGCCCCCACGGAGGGCGCTCAGGCCAACCTGCTGGCCGAAGGGCGAAAGGCGTCGAACATTCTGGTGACCGGACAGACCGCCGTGGACGCGATTTTGTACGCCGCCCAAAAGGGGAGGTGGCCCGACGGGGTTCCGGCCAAAAAGCCGCTCGTGACGGTCACGCTCCACCGGCGGGAGAACTGGCCCGTCATGGCTAACCTAGGGAAAGCGGTCGCCCGGTTGGCCCGCGCGTTTTCCGACTGGCACTTCGTCGTGCCGCTGCACCTGAACCCGATCGTCCGCGACGCCCTGCGTCCCCAGCTCGCAGGCCTTTCAAACGTCACCTTGACCGACCCGCTGGACTACGGCGCGATGGCGAAGCTCATGAGCGAAAGCCGACTGCTCCTCACCGACTCGGGCGGCCTGCAGGAAGAGGGCGCCTCTCTCGGCGTCCCTGTGGCGGTGGTCCGCAACGTGACAGAGCGCCCAGAAGGCGTTGCCTCCGGCTCGGTGGTCCTAGTGACGAACGACCCGAACGCCGTCTTTGAAAAAACATCGGCCCTGATGAGCGATAACGCTCGGCTGAAAGCCATGAGCGCCGCGCCCAACCCGTACGGGGACGGGCACGCCTCCCGTCGAATCGCCGAGGCCCTGACCGCCCGGCTGTCCTAA
- a CDS encoding Sapep family Mn(2+)-dependent dipeptidase, which translates to MMEQVRKVIDGKRDEIISTIRELVAVKSVGGEAPLPDAPFGPGPKAALEKFIEISDRMGFSTGVFENQVGWAEEGDASQELVTILAHVDVVPVGEGWSCDPFEGMIKDGFLYGRGVADDKGPAVCSLYALAALKEAGVKLRRRVRVMVGTNEEMGSAAVAHYVESGQELPVCGFTPDAEYPLINGEKGIITAHLSAPFAPSGDVKIVAFDGGVASNAVPDKATVDLEVADAALPRLRRAVAEFAAPKDAALEMEELGGGKFRLSMKGLAFHGSKPQYGSNAVAHLVALLRLVLTDGEQAKALEKFDRLVGAQSRGENLGLLRYDDVSGFTSMCWGLMKMDGDRVKFSLNYRYPVTLDPAKTEADFRQAAADAGFVIETISCATPLYKPEDDPLVVSLMKAYRQETGRMDDRPFSIGGGTYAKEIPNMLAFGICFQDENQHIHEIDECWEIDRIILTTKIIAAAIVELAC; encoded by the coding sequence ATGATGGAGCAGGTACGCAAGGTCATTGACGGAAAACGGGACGAGATCATTTCCACAATTCGCGAACTGGTGGCGGTGAAAAGCGTCGGCGGCGAGGCGCCTCTGCCGGACGCGCCGTTCGGCCCCGGGCCGAAGGCGGCTCTTGAGAAGTTCATCGAGATTTCCGACCGGATGGGATTTTCCACCGGCGTCTTTGAAAATCAGGTCGGCTGGGCCGAGGAAGGCGACGCTTCTCAGGAGCTGGTGACTATTCTGGCTCACGTGGACGTCGTGCCGGTCGGCGAAGGCTGGAGCTGCGATCCCTTCGAGGGCATGATTAAGGACGGTTTCCTATACGGCCGCGGCGTGGCCGACGACAAGGGCCCGGCCGTGTGCTCGCTGTACGCCTTGGCGGCCCTGAAGGAAGCGGGCGTCAAGCTTCGCCGGCGCGTCCGGGTCATGGTAGGGACCAACGAGGAAATGGGCTCGGCCGCGGTGGCTCACTACGTCGAATCGGGACAGGAGCTGCCGGTATGCGGCTTCACGCCTGATGCCGAGTACCCGCTGATCAACGGCGAAAAGGGGATCATTACCGCCCACCTGAGCGCGCCATTCGCTCCCTCGGGGGACGTGAAGATCGTCGCCTTCGACGGCGGCGTGGCCAGCAACGCCGTTCCCGACAAGGCGACAGTTGATCTGGAAGTTGCCGACGCCGCTTTGCCTCGGCTTCGCCGGGCCGTGGCCGAATTTGCCGCGCCCAAGGACGCGGCGCTTGAGATGGAAGAGCTGGGCGGCGGAAAGTTCCGCCTGTCCATGAAAGGTCTGGCGTTCCACGGGTCCAAGCCGCAGTACGGCTCCAACGCGGTCGCTCATCTGGTCGCGCTCCTGCGCCTCGTTCTGACCGACGGCGAGCAGGCGAAGGCGCTGGAGAAATTCGACCGGCTGGTGGGAGCTCAGAGCCGGGGCGAAAACTTGGGACTGCTTCGCTACGACGACGTGTCGGGCTTCACGTCCATGTGCTGGGGACTCATGAAGATGGACGGCGACCGGGTCAAGTTCAGCTTGAACTATCGGTACCCGGTCACGCTAGATCCAGCCAAGACCGAGGCGGATTTCCGTCAGGCCGCGGCCGATGCCGGGTTCGTCATTGAGACGATCAGCTGCGCGACGCCGCTTTACAAGCCCGAGGACGATCCGCTGGTCGTGAGCCTGATGAAAGCCTACCGGCAGGAGACGGGGCGCATGGACGACCGGCCGTTCTCCATCGGCGGCGGAACGTACGCGAAGGAAATTCCCAACATGTTGGCGTTCGGCATCTGCTTCCAGGACGAAAATCAGCACATTCACGAGATCGACGAGTGCTGGGAGATCGACCGAATCATCCTGACGACTAAAATCATCGCGGCGGCCATCGTCGAGTTGGCCTGCTAA
- a CDS encoding MotA/TolQ/ExbB proton channel family protein: MIQAYKTFMLGGPIMLILLVLSLAAAAVFVQRLLFARRAWEDPEEAEGIAADMLAAGRPAEALASVSDGPDTSLRRVLRAGLSHWKLSGADLRDLLQQEIRREAFRWSWGLGFLSVTARVAPLLGLLGTVVGMVDIFQALPEVSSSPMTALAGGIYKALFTTVAGLIIAIPALLAHSWCSSRVDRLEETLSRTSDLLLRCHMAGRGSHED; the protein is encoded by the coding sequence GTGATTCAAGCGTATAAGACTTTCATGCTGGGCGGCCCGATCATGCTGATCCTTCTGGTCCTGTCCCTGGCCGCCGCTGCCGTCTTCGTCCAGAGACTTCTGTTTGCCCGCCGCGCCTGGGAGGACCCGGAAGAGGCGGAAGGGATTGCGGCCGACATGCTGGCCGCTGGCCGGCCGGCTGAGGCGTTGGCCTCCGTTTCCGACGGGCCGGACACGTCGCTGCGCCGGGTGCTTCGCGCCGGTCTGTCCCACTGGAAGCTGTCCGGCGCAGACCTTCGGGATCTGCTCCAGCAGGAAATTCGCCGGGAGGCGTTTCGCTGGAGCTGGGGGCTCGGCTTTTTGTCAGTCACGGCTCGGGTCGCGCCGCTGCTCGGGCTTCTGGGCACGGTGGTTGGCATGGTGGATATTTTTCAGGCCCTGCCGGAAGTCTCCTCGTCGCCGATGACCGCGTTGGCGGGCGGCATTTACAAGGCGCTTTTCACGACCGTCGCCGGTCTGATCATCGCCATTCCGGCCCTTTTAGCCCACAGCTGGTGCAGTTCCCGGGTGGACAGGCTTGAGGAGACCCTGTCGCGGACCAGCGACCTGCTGCTTCGCTGTCACATGGCCGGCCGAGGCTCCCATGAGGATTAA
- a CDS encoding ExbD/TolR family protein, with amino-acid sequence MRINRRTAPEADLTSLIDVLFILILFFALSTAMIPGQVAVELPEGAGAAPDKPSVVLTVRQDGTVLYDGSKTTLEGAVAQAASRPKDAGDLLVAADENLPYRQVAELLEMLRRAGVTSVALALRGFGS; translated from the coding sequence ATGAGGATTAACCGCCGGACCGCGCCGGAGGCCGACCTGACGTCGCTGATCGACGTCCTGTTCATTCTGATCCTCTTTTTTGCCCTGTCGACGGCGATGATTCCCGGACAGGTGGCCGTCGAACTGCCCGAAGGGGCAGGCGCCGCGCCGGATAAGCCGTCGGTCGTCCTCACGGTGCGGCAGGACGGGACGGTTCTCTACGACGGTTCAAAGACGACGCTGGAAGGCGCCGTGGCTCAGGCGGCATCGCGTCCGAAAGACGCGGGAGACCTGCTCGTCGCCGCGGACGAGAACCTGCCGTACCGGCAGGTCGCCGAGCTCCTTGAGATGCTCCGCCGAGCCGGCGTGACGTCGGTGGCTCTGGCGCTGCGCGGCTTTGGGTCATGA
- a CDS encoding energy transducer TonB: protein MRRDWLVAVAVSLCLHGAALGCLGLWMSAPSGSAGETALEESAPSPQDEDEKESTAAGRGGRGRPLAISISMVVSPQVSGAAEGYNAGMVVVKTTPDYPLISRLWGEEGTARVLLSVQSGEVTSVALERSSGSPRLDRAACEALGRWRFRPEVAGVVRIPVTFRLGGRK, encoded by the coding sequence ATGAGGCGGGACTGGCTGGTCGCCGTCGCCGTTTCCCTGTGCCTTCATGGGGCTGCGCTGGGCTGTCTGGGACTTTGGATGTCCGCGCCGTCCGGATCGGCTGGTGAAACGGCGCTCGAGGAGTCGGCTCCTTCGCCCCAGGACGAGGACGAAAAGGAGAGTACGGCGGCGGGGCGCGGCGGCCGGGGTCGGCCGCTCGCCATTTCCATTTCCATGGTCGTGTCGCCGCAGGTCTCCGGCGCGGCCGAGGGGTACAATGCCGGCATGGTCGTCGTCAAGACGACGCCCGACTACCCGCTGATTTCCCGCCTCTGGGGCGAGGAAGGCACAGCCCGGGTGCTGCTGTCGGTTCAGTCCGGCGAGGTCACGTCGGTGGCGCTGGAGCGCAGCTCCGGTTCGCCTCGTCTCGACCGGGCGGCCTGCGAGGCTTTGGGGCGGTGGCGTTTCAGGCCGGAAGTGGCCGGCGTCGTGCGGATTCCCGTCACGTTCCGCCTCGGCGGGCGAAAATAA
- the rlmN gene encoding 23S rRNA (adenine(2503)-C(2))-methyltransferase RlmN: MSDRIQGLELSYDEWLTLIQEQFGAKKFVADQICQWIYQKKVFDWNGMTNLSKDLRAALAERVSIVPPVLVERQISADGTKKYLWELSDGARVESVLMDHGNHLTACLSSQVGCPLKCAFCATGRDGFERNMTAGEIVGHFLAMEADLGKPIGNVVFMGMGEPLLNFVNVERAIRCLLEPKMRGMGVRHVTISTAGVADGIRKLADSGLGVYLCLSLHAPNDELRSRLMPINERYPLPQVLDALKYWQGKTGVRLTVEYVLIKGVTDLPELAYELPTLFSDLQTYVNLIPYNPVIPSFSRPSASRIEPFAKILRELGMEVEVRREKGTDIDAACGQLRAKKDRPGERETRKR; this comes from the coding sequence ATGAGCGACCGCATTCAGGGGCTTGAGCTCAGCTACGACGAGTGGCTGACTCTGATTCAGGAGCAGTTCGGCGCCAAAAAATTTGTGGCCGACCAGATCTGCCAGTGGATTTACCAGAAAAAAGTTTTCGACTGGAACGGCATGACGAACCTGTCAAAGGACCTGCGCGCGGCGCTGGCCGAACGGGTTTCGATCGTCCCGCCGGTTCTGGTGGAACGTCAGATTTCCGCCGACGGGACGAAAAAATACCTGTGGGAGCTGTCAGACGGCGCGCGGGTCGAGTCGGTGCTGATGGATCACGGCAACCACCTGACCGCCTGTCTGTCCAGCCAGGTCGGCTGCCCCCTGAAGTGCGCCTTCTGCGCCACCGGACGAGACGGCTTTGAGCGCAACATGACGGCTGGAGAAATCGTCGGGCACTTCTTAGCCATGGAAGCCGACTTGGGCAAACCGATCGGCAACGTGGTGTTCATGGGCATGGGGGAGCCGCTGCTCAACTTCGTCAACGTCGAACGGGCGATTCGCTGCCTGCTGGAGCCCAAAATGCGCGGCATGGGAGTGCGGCACGTTACCATTTCAACAGCCGGCGTCGCCGACGGCATCAGGAAACTTGCCGACAGCGGGCTGGGCGTTTACCTGTGCCTGTCGCTGCACGCGCCAAACGACGAGCTGAGAAGCCGACTGATGCCGATCAACGAGCGGTACCCTCTGCCGCAGGTGCTGGACGCGCTCAAGTACTGGCAGGGGAAGACCGGCGTCCGGCTGACCGTCGAATACGTCCTCATCAAGGGAGTGACGGACCTGCCCGAATTGGCGTACGAGCTGCCGACGCTTTTCTCAGACCTGCAGACGTACGTGAACCTTATCCCCTACAACCCGGTGATCCCTAGCTTCTCCCGGCCTTCGGCCAGCCGAATTGAGCCGTTCGCCAAGATTCTCCGGGAGCTGGGCATGGAAGTCGAGGTCCGTCGGGAAAAAGGGACCGATATCGACGCGGCCTGCGGTCAGCTGAGGGCAAAGAAGGATCGCCCTGGCGAACGCGAAACGCGCAAAAGATAA
- a CDS encoding YitT family protein: MAQGWPNETLKEELRTFFIVTFGSLLFALSVTFFVVPAKLPSTGVTGIALFLKYRWGWSLGLTTALMNLALFAYAWKALSKRFLFWSVYATLLISVSFELTALIPPLAIDDPMLLVLTAGVTQGMAFAMVFSTGASTGGMDIVTVAVKRKTGIEVGSISMIINIAILGLFIFEVPIQKVLYGLVMVYVSSQVTNSDLRAFGVRKEAMIVTQHVEMVRKYIVETMHRGVTIFEGKGGFDGRPRAVMISLLSNRQAFALKQFLKQNDPTAFMRLSEAAEVLGTGFRSWRSDI; encoded by the coding sequence GTGGCGCAGGGATGGCCCAACGAGACGCTGAAGGAAGAACTTCGGACGTTCTTCATCGTCACGTTCGGCAGCCTTCTTTTTGCCCTGTCAGTGACGTTTTTTGTGGTTCCCGCGAAGCTGCCGAGTACAGGCGTCACCGGGATTGCCCTGTTTTTAAAATATCGGTGGGGCTGGTCGCTCGGACTCACGACGGCGCTGATGAACTTGGCGCTCTTTGCCTACGCGTGGAAGGCTCTTTCCAAGCGTTTTCTCTTTTGGTCTGTGTACGCGACGCTGCTCATCTCCGTTTCATTTGAGCTGACGGCGCTGATTCCGCCGCTGGCCATCGACGACCCGATGCTTCTCGTGCTCACCGCCGGGGTCACTCAGGGCATGGCGTTCGCCATGGTGTTTTCGACCGGCGCGTCCACCGGCGGGATGGATATCGTGACTGTGGCGGTCAAGCGGAAAACCGGCATAGAAGTGGGCAGCATTTCCATGATCATCAACATAGCCATTTTAGGGCTGTTCATCTTCGAAGTGCCGATACAGAAGGTCCTGTACGGTCTGGTGATGGTCTATGTGTCCTCTCAGGTGACCAACTCGGACCTTCGGGCGTTCGGCGTCCGCAAGGAGGCCATGATCGTCACGCAGCACGTGGAAATGGTGCGGAAATACATCGTTGAGACCATGCACCGAGGCGTGACGATTTTCGAGGGCAAGGGCGGCTTTGACGGCCGGCCTCGGGCCGTCATGATCAGCTTGCTGTCCAACCGTCAGGCGTTTGCCCTCAAGCAGTTCCTCAAACAGAACGACCCGACGGCGTTCATGAGGCTGTCAGAAGCTGCCGAAGTCCTAGGGACCGGATTCAGGTCTTGGAGAAGCGATATATAG